From the Pseudorasbora parva isolate DD20220531a chromosome 2, ASM2467924v1, whole genome shotgun sequence genome, the window attttatagtgcAGCATGCTTCGCAAGGGACTGTGTTAGGAGAGTAAATTAacggattaaagtgttattttagcaggtaactttttttctaaatatttttttttacgtttGTGATCTTTTTAATGTTTGTGAAAGAAGTAAAATCAAAATGACGATTAAAAAATCTGTGTTTTCTAaactgttaaaaaatatttttgacctggttgccttaaaattttgagttcattgaaattaaatatttgatttaatacaatgaaagttttttgagattcgacaacctttattcaaatattattataagattttgtaagcatattgggtaattgtgtgtctTTTATtagtgatgacgcagccaaattgtgctattttcatgatttatcacattttttatgtggttcagatacaataatattttgagtttctatttattaaacatttgagttgatacaataaccttcattgtatcaactcaaatttttaatttcaataaactcaaaattttaaggcaactaggttacttacttttttaagttaaaccaacaaaaaaattttttacagtacatgcaaatatatatattaaaatgtaatttattcctgtgatcaaagctgtattttcagcttctgtctttagtgtcacatgaacTTTCGGAATAGCTGCTCATGTTTTTATCAATTATTACTGCTGCTCGattattaataatcataataatggCAATGCTCTgattcaaacaaacaaacaaacttctttttgccaaaatatctttctttacagtaatatatttttttatcgcAATATATTAATATTGCTGTATAAAATCTAACAGCGTTTGTTTTTCAGGAAGGCTTATTGATTGATTTTGTGCATTTAAAATCTAACAAAGAGGTTAATTCATGTTTTCATACCATCACAAATTACATAAAAGTATTAATGTTATAACTGAAATTAACCCTAATTTCCAGAACAGATTATCTGTATAATTCAGATGAAGGACTCCAGCTGCATTTTTCTCCAATCACCATATAAACAGCAGTAACTTTACCCACAATCCCTTTCACCCAGAATGCCCGTCTGattatttttaattactattcaacttctttcctacatttagatatgtgggcaaatgcatttttgtctcagtgcatgcattgttttagctTGGCAGGGTCgctgctagcttagcttagcataatgaatggaatcctatgttgccagctagcatgtcccaagtaaaagtgatccaaaaaccccctaattactttttgttttgtatgagcacaggcgaagcactgctactttaGGCGCAGAGAGATCACGGCTCTTATTCTCACGCCCTccggctgttgagcgatcgcaatgtgttgcgtgatatagtcccaagtcaatatctgtctaggaaatcgcctagtcttaatctgcgtcgctatttgtactcattgtgaatacgcaggccacaagaagtaattaggtgagggtttttttggatcacttttacttgacatgctagctggcaacataggattccattcattatgctaagctaagctagcggcgaccctgccaaactaaagcaacgcatgcactgagacaaaaatgcatttgcccacatatctaaatgtaggaaagaagttgtataagccctatttctaaaaacggcggagtgttcctttaaggagatggcagagagaaagagaggagtGCGGCGGGTGCATCACTTGCTGCTGCAGTAGTTTGAGTAGTTACTGCAGGCCTTCTTCATGTCGGTGAGAAAGGCAGGGACGCCCGTCTGAGGGGAAAACATTCATCAACACCCTTACatgaataaacacacacattacacgAATGAATCCACAGCAGGCTCACCTTCGCTGCCCAGTTCACCAGCCACGTCGGTATCATTCCTCCGGGATTATCAAAGTAGTTCATAAACACTGAAATATGATTCAGAAAACAGTTACAGGTGAGCAGGAGCCTCTCATTCTGTGtcctactgtgtgtgtgtgtgtgtgtgtgtgtgtgtgtgtgtgtgatgggcaggcttaggggcagtgtgtgtgtgtgtgtgatgggcaggtttaggggcagtgtgtgtgtgtgtgtgtgtgtgtgtgtgtgtgtgtgttgggtaggtttagggacagggacagtgtgtgtgcgtgtgtgtgtgtgtgtctgtgggtgtgtgtgtgtgtgtgtgtgtgtgtctgtgggtgtgtgtgtgtgtgatgggtaggtttagggacaggggcagtgtgtgtgtgtgtgtgtgtgtgtgtgtgtgtgtgtgtgtgtgtgtgtgatgggtagtgACCAgttttaggggctgtgtgtgtgtgtgtgtgtgtgtgtgtgtgtgtgtgtgtgtgtgtgtgtgtgtgtgtgtgtgtgtgtgtgtgtgtgtgtgtgtgtgtgtgtgtgtgtgtgtgatgggtaggtttaggggcaggggcagtgtgtgtgtgtgatgggtaagtttaggggcagtgtgtgtgtgtgtgtgtgtgtgtgatgggtaggtttaggggcaggggcagtgtgtgtgtgtgatgggtaagtttaggggcagtgtgtgtgtgtgtgtgtgtgtgtgtgtgatgggtaggtttaggggcagtgtgtgtgtttgtgtgtgtgatgggtaggtttaggggcaggggcagtgtgtgtgtgtgtgtgtgtgtgtgtgtgtgtgtgtgtgtgtgtgtgtgtgtgtgtgtgtgtgtgttgggtaggtttaggggcagtgtgtgtgtgtctgatgggtaagtttaggggcagtgtgtgtgtgtgtgtgtgtgtgtgtgtgtgtgtgtgtgtgtgtgtgtgtgtgtgtgtgtgtgtgtgtgtgtgtgtgtgtgtgtgttgggtaggtttaggggtaggggtagtgtaaggggatagaaaatacagtttgtacagtataaaaaccattacagcTATGGAGTctccacaattcacaaaaacaaacgtgtgtgtgtgtgtgagtgtgtgagagagagagagagagagagagagagagagagagagagagagagagagagagagagagagagagagagagagagagagagagagagagagagagagagagagagagagagagagagaatgtgtgtgtatacctTTGGTACCACCGGAGCCGTCACTCTCCATGGCCAGACTCTGTTTGTAATCTTTGACCCGGATCACGCCTCTCTTCTCTGGACACTGAGACACGGGCGAGCTCTTGGCTAACACCACCCTGATCCTCCGTCCTCCCACGTCCAGATCCCGGCGCTCCCGCACGAAAACATACTGAGGAGGGTTAAGGGCTCACAGAGAGAGAATGCAGATTCATTTTTAAGCAAATAAATGAAGAAATATAATTTTCTGCCACTGCTCGGCATGTACATGAATCTGTATTTGTTGTATTTTATCCATGAAGCGTCTGCAGGATACATCCCTGTTGGACAGAGGTAATGGATATTTCACTTCCCAGTATATGGCTTTCTGCCCGCTGTAGTCCTTCTCGTGCAGCTCTgaggaccacacacacacacacacacacacaataaaaaaattatgttactttaaatcaaataaacttGGTTTAATTTTACAATGAAGCATATTAACATTAGTTGATGCAACAAATAATATGAACAAccaatgaaaaatatattttagtctaGTCTttgttaattaataaaaaacatcCATGTTCATGTTAGCTCACAATAAATTAACTAGTGTTAAGGgcctatttttattattattatacctttatttaaccagggaaGAGAATCACATTGAGTCcaacaaaaatgtaatgaaaaaaaaaaaaaaaaaaaaaaactgaatccagaaaaattaaaatggaaaaaaattgaatttGGATAGATAAATTCAATTAAAGTTTTATgctttcatttaattaaatgtaattaattagacatgctttttttattgttcaaatttaatttaataaaaaatgtgtattaGTATGCAttaagtatatgttgatattAACTGCTTTAGAAgtgttgttcattgttagttcacatacactcacctaaaggattattaggaacacctgttcaatttctcattaatgcaattctctaatcaaccaatcacatggcagctgcttcaatgcatttaggggtgtggtcctggtcaagacaatctcctgaactccaaactgaatgtcagaatgggaaagaaaggggatttaagcaattctgagcgtggcatggtgttggtgccagacgggccggtctgagtatttcacaatctgctcagttactgggattttcacgcacaaccatttctagggtttacaaagaatggtgtgaaaagggaaacacatccagtatggggcagtcctgtgggtgaaaatgccttgttgatgctcgaggtcagaggagaatgggccgactgattcaagctgataaaagagctgatgagtctcgatttctgttgagacattcagatggtagagtcagaatttggcgtaaacagaatgagaacatggatccatcatgccttgttaccactgtgcaggctggtggtggtggtgtaatggtggtgtgggggatgttttcttggcacactttaggctccttagtgccaattgggcatcgtttaaatgccacggcctacctgagcattgtttctgaccatgtccatccctttatgaccacaatgtacccatcctctgatggctacttccagcaggataatgcaccatgtcacaaagctcaaatcattttaaattggtttcttgaacatgacaatgagttcactgtactaaaatggcccccacagtcaccagatctcaacccaatagagcatctttggggaTGTGGTgcaacgggagcttcgtgccctggatgtgcatcccataaatctccatcaactgcaagatgctctcctatcaatatgggccaacatttctaaagaatgctttcagcaccttgttgaatcaatgccacgtagaattaaggcagttctgaaggcgaaagggggtcaaacacagtattagtacgGAGTTCCTAATattcctttaggtgagtgtaagtaaaccttattgtaaagtgttgccaTAAACATTAACTGAGATCAAATTAAATATAGGAACTTTTCAGCTGATTGCCAAGGCAATCAAATTTCTCCTTTTCAAGCACAAACAAGCTGAGATTAATATATAGacagttaaaaaataataataaaaatgacaaaaatacaactaaatgactaaaactttcaaattaaaatatatataaaaaaattatattaataataataaactctGCTGGCCGCTGTTCGTCAGTCAGGCGTGTTTGTTCCAGGTCTGAACGGGTCACGCGGGTGTATCTAGCCTTACACAGATGATGTATTCAGCGAACAAGGGCGGAGGCTTGAGATTGTAATCACGAGCGATTGTTGACTGATTTAACACAAGCCACATTTCACTGCTCTGGTGGTCCGACACAATATCCATACCAGTGATTGAAATCACACAACGCAGAGATGCGAGATTACACAAGTCACACGCAGGCCGAACAGAGACATGATGTTCAGAGGAAAGAACCCAACAAGTCCGGCAACTTCACAAACATTTATCTGGATGAAAACACAATGCACCGTGAAATAATGAGAACTTTAAACGCCGTCATGCAATCAAGATCCGGAGGTCAGGGGACACTAGAGGACAAACATCAGGACTAAAGCACAAATGCTGTCAGATGCATGAGGCTCTTCATGAAAGATCAGCTCAAGCTCATGTATACGCGGTCCGTCTGGAGCCAGAGATGTGTTTCTAATAAAACGGCACTCCAccctcatgaacacacacacacacacacacacacagctattcACGGTCTGTTTGTGTTTGCGGGAAATACACCACCCTGCCATGTCATGTCTTAAAACATGAGGAAAACTAAATGGCTTCATAATAGAGTTTCATATGGTTTGTGTCAAAAGCACTACAAACGGAGCCCTGAATCGGAAAACAATGTAATAATGCATTATGAAATATACAGCagatcttctggacagcagaaACAAATGTCCCATACTTAAGCCCAAAACGACACGTATACAAGGAGCAAAGAGATTTTTAAAGATGGTTTAATAGTTCCCAGATCCTGAGAGAACAGAATGAGCTCTGCATTGATGATTACCAACATTAAAATTGTTAAAATGGTCATTTCctgagcttgttttttttttttcaaatgcaaCACTCAGAACAATACTTCAACACAAATGTCTTTCCCTAGTCCACTGAACATCTATGAACAGCAAAAGCAACTCGTTCAGAAAACATCACAACCATAACTCATAGCTCATAAACATACGCCCACATATTAACaactaaataaatgaaatgaccATGTGAACTACAGCACATGGGCAAAGAAAATGGTCATAACTACATTATGACTGGTCATTACTACAAATGTCATAGCTACATTATGACTGGTCATAACTACAAATGTCATAGCTACATTATGACTGGTCATAACTACATAATGGTCATAACTACAAATGGTCATAATTAAATTATGACTGGTCAAAAAACAAATGTTCATAACTACATTATGACTGGCCATAACTACAATAACTACAAATGTCATAACTACATTATGACAGATCATAACTACAAATGTCATAGCTACATTATGACTGGTCAGAGCTACATAATGGTCATAAATACATAATGTCATGGCTACATTATGACAGGTCATAAACACAAATGTTCATAACTACATTATGACTGGCCATAACAACATTATGATTGGCCATAACTACAATAACTACAAATGGTCATAACTACATTATGACTGGCCATAACAAGAAATGTTCATAACTACATTATGACAGGTCATAACCACAAATGGTCATAACTACATTATGACTGGCCATGACTACAATAACTACAAATGGTCATAACTACATTATGACTGGCCATAACAACAAATGGTCATAACTACATTATGACTAGTCATTACTACATTATGACTGCCCATAACTACAAATGGCCATAACTTCATTATGACTGGTCATAACTACAAATGGCCATAATTACATTATGACTGGTCATAACTACAAAAGGCCATAATTACATTATGACTGGTCATAACTACAAATGGCCATAACTACAAATGGTCATAACTACATTATGACTGGTCATTACTACAAATGGTCATAACTACATTATGACTGGTCATAACTACAAATGGCAATAACTACATTATGACTGGTCATTACTACAAATGGTCATAACTACATTATGACTGGTCATAACTACAAATGGTCATAACTACATTATGACTGGTCATAACTACAAATGGCAATAACTACATAATGACTGGTCATAACTAAAAATGGCCATAATTACATTATGACTGGTCATAACTACAAACGGCCATAATTACATTATGACTGATCATAACTACATTATGACAGGTCATAACTAAAAATGGCCATAATTACATTATGACTGGCCATAACTACAAATGGCCATAATTACATTATGACTGATCATAACTACATTATGACTAGCCATAACTACAAATGGCCATAATTACATTATGACTGGTCATAACTACAAATGGCAATAACTACATTATGACTGGTCATAACTACAAATCACCATAATTACATTATGACTGGCCATAACTACAAATGGCAATAACTACATTATGACTGGTCATAACTACAAATAGCAATAACTACATTATTACTGGTCATAACTACAAATGGCCATAATTACATTATGACTGGTCATAACTACAAATAGCAATAACTACATTATTACTGGTCATAACTACAAATGGCCATAATTACATTATGACTGGCCATAACTACAAATAGAAATAACTACATTATGACTGGTCATAACTACAAATGGCCATAATTACATTATGACTGGTCATAACTACAAATGGCCATAATTACATTATGACTGGTCATAACTACAAATGGCCATAACTACATTATGACTGGTCATAACTACAAATGGCCATAACTACATTATGACTGGTCATAACTACAAATGGCCATTTGACTGGTCATAACTACAAATGGTCATAACTACATTATGACTGGTCATAACTACAAATGGCCATAACTTCATTATGACTGGTCATAACTACAAATGGCCATAACTACATTATGACTGGTCATAACTACAAATGGCCATAACTACATTATGACTGGTCATAACTACAAACGGTCATAACTACAAATGGTCATAACTACATTATGACTGGTCATAACTACAAATGGCCATAATTAGTTATGACTGGTCATAACAACAAATGTTCATAACTACATTATGACTGGTCATAACAACAAATGTTCATAACTACATTATGACTGGTCATAACTACAAACGGTCATAACTACATTATGACTGGTCATTACTACAAATGTTCATAACTACATTATGACTGGTCATAACTACAAATGGTCATAACTACATTATGACTGGTCATAACTACAAATGGCCATAATTACATTATGACTGGCCCTGAAGAAGTTTTGGTGCCTTGCCACAGTCACCTTTGGCTtatggcttgctcagttggggacacttaaatttcaactatattactgatctgccagcATTGACTCTATGATAATTGGAATTAGctggatgacatcaccgttttcccTAGAgcagctgtacagccgaatcaaaatctgttgcattattttcctgttaacacggTGAAGTTACTTTAAAACAATCAGCAATGTAAAAAGAGCTATAACGTTGACTTGACATGCCAGTCTGTTAATGTAGGTACACTGACATTACATTTTCACACCCCTAAACATGACGCAGGACAAAATTAACTGTGACTGGCTGCTTTACATGTCATTTAGACGACCTATGGGCGGTCCTTGGCCAATGAAAACCACTAAAAAGTCCAGACCTTctgctgtcagtctgaaatTACGCAAGACTAGTACTGTATAAACCACATCACTACCAAACAACACAGCACGTTCTACACACACGACAATAACAGAATTAACACTGGGTCAGTCTAGTGGGACACTAAATGTGCATGACGTACCAGTCCAGTTCCCTGCATATCTGAATGCATCTGACAGGCATCAAGAGGAGAAACTTCAGAGTGTGGAAAAACAGTAGAAAAACAAGCTATATGATGCATTTCAAGTGAGTGACAGTTTATTGAAGCTCCACAAGAAACACAAGACATCAACACACTAAATATTCAGTAATATTATCATTTCGACTGACATTATCAGATGAAAAACAAAACTTGAGCCAAATAATGATACTATTGCCCTCTGTAGAGCTTCtatattccaaaaaagttgggacagtgtACAAATGGTGAATacaaaacagaatgcaatgatgtggacgtttcaaatttcattattttattcagaatacaacatagatgacataaaatgtttaaaataagaaaatagaataattttaaggaaaaaaataagttgattttaaatttcatggcatcaagacatctcaaaaaagttgggacaaggccatgtttaccatagtgtggcatcccctcttctttttataacagtctgcaaacgtctggggactgaggagacaagttgctcaagtttaggaataggaatgttgtcccattcttgtctaagacaggcttctagttgctcaactgtcttaggtcttcttcgccgcatcttcctctttatgatgcgccaaatgttttcgatgggtgaaagatctggactgcaggctggccatttcagtgcccggatccttcttctacgcagccattaTGTTGTGGAATACGCAGAATATGGCCCggcattgtcctgctggaaaatgcaaggtcttccctgaaagagacaacgTCTGGATGGGAACATATGTTGTCCTAGAACTTGGATGTacctttcaacattgatgatgcctttccagatgtgtaagccgtccatgccacacacactgatgcaacaccataccatcagagatgcagcttctgaactgagcgctgataaaaacttgggttgtccttgtcctctttagtccggatgacatggcatcccagttttccaaaaagaacttcacattttgattcatctaaccacagaacagtttttcactttgccacagtccattttaaatgagccttggcccagagaaaacgcctgtgcttctggatcatgtttagatatggcttcttttttgacttatagagttttagccggcaacggcgaatggcacggtggattgtgttcaccgacaatgttttctggaagtattcctgagcccatgttgtgatttccattacagtagcattcctgtatatgatgcagtgccgtctaagggcctgaagatcacgGACATCCAGTGTGGTTTACTGGCCTTCCCCCTTAGGCACAGAATCTTtgaatgatattatgcactgtagatgatgataacttcaaactctttgcaattgtTCTCTGAGAatctcctttctgatattgctcctctaTTTTTCgctgcagcattgggggaattggtgatcctctgcccatcttgacttctgagagacactgccactctgagagactctttttatacccaatcatgttgctaATTGACTGAATAAGtagcaaattggtcctccagctgttccttatgtgtacatttaacttttccgacCTCTTATTGCCACccgtcccaacttttttgtaatgttcatctctcatgaaatccaaaatgagcctaAATTTGGCATGACAtctcaaaatgtctcactttcaacatttgaaatgttatttatattctattgtgaataaaatataagtttatgagatgtgtatattattgcattccttttttttattcacaatttgtacagcgtcccaacttttttggaatcgggtttgtaagaTTCATAACTGACGCATTTTGCAACATTGACAGTAAtttaactgaactgaatcaacattgaactgacTGTTTTTTTTAGAGCTTGAATAGAATTTGTGTCATATTTGATGAATTTGTAGAGCTGGGCGAAAAAAAACTATATcactagggatgggtatcgttaaggttttaacggtattactactcttaacgATACTGCTTAttggtccggtactttaacggtattcttatcagtactttttgagatttactatatatatatatatatagtaaatctcaaaaagtactgataagaataccgttaaagtaccgttaaagtgtatatatacaccccacacacacacacacacacacaattaacaaagatacacattatataggcctatacatTGCTTTAATTacaggaagaattctagtaagcaagtgtaaaataacactgcatagtttatcatagaTAGGATAAAtgaatgcttattaaagctgaagttattcaatcaagagctgtgagggattttctctttgcatttggtttaaTTCGCAGTTattcgtcagcatgtttatttacactgctgcctctttaagacagatgtgcagatctataggcgactgataataggcagatgcactacattttctcTCAACTATCCATAATAAcaacgtccattttagacacaaactgtgttgtgttcaagagactctccaagccggtcattttgacatagatgtttgtgtacatttgatcgtttagacgcgagcgtgaaaccgaaagtgtaatttgctcgtctcgttgcgggcTGTTTCGGAGCGTgcgccgacttgggaacaatctcttgcgcatatttttgtgcttttaatcgctctttttattattaaacgcatcCCAAAATTTACCAGCAGTACCtagactgttttttttacaacaatcaccgatcgtgctgattctgtgtGAGTTATAGGGAAAAATGACAGCgtaggctactgctgcaaagggaattaagttgaGCTAGACAtaaattttaaaattatattctttGCCAAAATCTAAAGCCAAAATCTTTGCCAaagaagccaaaatctaaaataaaatcacattatcacaatctagtgtaaagtgtaaccaggctatgtttAAATGTATAGTTCTGTCCTCCGTCATCACTCATTAGGGCTGTCGTTTtgcgctctcgctctctctctcgtcgtcacgtgtattttcaaaagtaccgacagcagaaccgataacgtccgagcttatcgatacaacggtctttcaaaattcagccccggggcccgtttaataccgggtttcggtacccatccctataTATCACTATATAATCATCGTGATATAATTTCCCTTGAAAAAACGGCAAGAGTTTGATACGGTGTTCATTTTAACA encodes:
- the pctp gene encoding phosphatidylcholine transfer protein → MALLFSDEEFQLAWTELDEPQLDGGWEFFTETMNVKIYRLYNKETGLYEYKVFGSLTSCPPDLCADVYMDLDYRRQWDSYAKELHEKDYSGQKAIYWEVKYPLPLSNRDYVFVRERRDLDVGGRRIRVVLAKSSPVSQCPEKRGVIRVKDYKQSLAMESDGSGGTKVFMNYFDNPGGMIPTWLVNWAAKTGVPAFLTDMKKACSNYSNYCSSK